In Acanthochromis polyacanthus isolate Apoly-LR-REF ecotype Palm Island chromosome 24, KAUST_Apoly_ChrSc, whole genome shotgun sequence, the DNA window aTCTATTTTCCTGCaataatatttatttgaaaaacCCAAAAGATATTTATTTACTTCATACAAAAATTATTGAATAAATGATTCATGCATTGTTTCTACATATAATACcagttaatttatttaaaaatgtgtagaaaCTAATATGTTTTCccatatgtttttttaaaaaggcatctattttcattttattccatttatttatcttcttcttcatgtttttgtgcagtGATCGACTCGTCATCCTGAGCAGGAAGACCCGCCCACCGCCGGCTGATTGACAGCTGCTAAAATCAACACTGAGAGGAACAAAGAAAACCAGAGGGATGTAATATAGTCAGTTATTCCTGATCTCACTGTGGGTGGATGAAGACGTTCTGGACTGAAGCTGTGTCCGTCGTCTTCTCAACTCTGTCTCTTCGCCACAGAGAAAACTTCACGCTGATCGCAGCCGGATTCAGACCGGCTGGAGGGGCGGAGTAGGGCCTGGAggacagaaaagagacacaTCAACTGTTTTAgtcactttttcttttactgcCACGTCTGTTTGGCCTTAAATTGGTTTGGTTATCTGATTTAAAGTGTTCatttattgagattttaatacatgaaactgtaaaaacagagcaaattGTCAGATTTCCAACTTTCAGGTGGTCTCCTGGTTTTCATCAGAATCCCTTCGTTCTCTTGCCTTTAAAACTCTCGGCCTCCCCCCTCTCACATGTGCCTGGATAAAGGACTTCCTCACCAACCGGCCCCAGGCTGTGAGACTCGGCCCCCACCTGTCCTCCACGCGGACACTGAGCACCGGCTCCCCACAAGGCTGTGTGCTGAGCCCCCTCCTGTACTGCCTCTACACCCATGACTGTCGTCCGGCCCACAACAGCAACCTCATCGTGAAGTTTgctgacgacacaacagttgTCGGACTCATCTCAGGAGAAGACGAGACAGCCTACAGAGGGGAGGTCCTGAAGTTGGCAGCTTGGTgttcagaaaacaacctggctctgaacaccaagaaaacaaaggagatcATTGTCAACTTTAGGAAGCTCGGCACCGATCTAGCCCCCCTCTACATCAACGGTGAGTGTGTGGAGAGGGTCCACAGCTTCCGGTTCCTAGGCGTCCTCATCTCCTCCGACATCTCCTGGACGGACAACACCACGGCGATCATTAAGAAGGCGCAGCAGCGGCTACACCTCCTGAGGGTTCTCAAGAAACACAACTTGGACCCCACCCTGCTGACGACCTTCTATCGCTCGTCCATTGAGAGCCTGCTGACTTACTGCATCACAGTGTGGTACGGCAGCTGCACCATGGCAGACAGGAAGGGGCTTCAGAGGGTTGTtaagacagcacagaaaatcatcggctgccccctcccctccctgatgGACATTTACACCTCCCGCTGCCTTAAAAGGGCAGGAAACATCATCAAGGACAACTTCCACCCTGGTTCCGACCTGTTTGTCCTGTTGCCCTCAGGAAGGCGCTACAGGTgcatcagaaccaaaacaaacagactcaaaaacagtttctttccaaaagccatcaccactctgaactcaaacatgcactgacatTCCAACCCTCCCTCCCAAGACTACCTCATAACCGTCTACTGTGCAATACGGACTATTctaatgtgcaatatcacactgaccatgcactttttatcctttttaactgttttaacttattcttttttgtgatttttattacatgtatcttgcactgatggagatgctctaaatctcattgtccttgtgtatagtgacaataaaaggCATTCTATTCTAAAACTTCGCCCAAAACAAACCGTCAGCAATAAAcagattcaacaaaaaaaaaacaacaactctggGCTCTGCTGGGCCACAGTGAAGCCATGAACGACTCAGCTGAGAGTTTTAGGTTGAACAGTGTTTCCAACAGTTTAACAGCTTACGTGCCTGTATAAAGGCTACACTGTTCCTCGTCTTTGTTCAGATTCTGCTCTGTTCATGTCGACTCCTTGTCcaagtaaaactttgctttaattttgttgtttccagTGTCAGTGACATCTGTGGGCAGGTTGGTTCCAGagcaaataatgaaagaaatgcagcttttgtcttttgttaggATTCCAGAATACATCTCCAGCCGTGGACGTGCCAGATTTGacattgtttgaaaaatgagctcacagtgaggaAAGAATGtccataaagagacagaaatataACTGAATAAATCAAGGACTGTAAGCAGACGTGAAATGAGCATAAACAGAAAATCAGCACCAAGAGATacgaaacaaacacaaagacacaacggCTATCTGactgaatgacaaaaacacacaaaaaacaagaaaaacggcGGAAGAGTTCATATTAGTTATgaaaaatctgtgaataaaCAACAGTTTCTCACAGGATAAAAGCAGTGGTCGGTTTCATTACCGGACACAGTGAGCGTCGGTCACCACCCAGCAGCCTCCGATATAAACTCCTCCACACTGGAACTCCTGCTTCACCTCCACCCCCACCTGCCACTGGATCTGAGtctgcacagaaaaacacatcagtttcTGCTTCCATCGACGggtttcagtaaaaaaaaagagagaaaagaacaacatacatgaagctaaaattcatcAAATCATCACGTTTTTCTCTGATTTGAGTTTTTGCTTGCCTGTGGTCAGctgacatttatctgacagatcAATCTGTCAGACACTTTGTGAGATTAAATTTAGTCACAAAAGTGCCACATTCAGCAAGTTTTTCAAGCATTTAGATTTAATGGAGcaataatcagaaaatattAACGACAAAAACTTGAAACTTTCACTGTTACTTCTCTATAAATATTAAACTTGGAGggataaaaagaaaactgtgtgAAAACTGGTTGTAATAAAATGTGGTTAAAGCCACTGACCGGGTGAGTCGGCCGTCCTCCCACCACCCTCCTGAAGcgtcctcttcctccctcctcctcatcatcccTGACTCTGGTCACTTTAGGAACTCCACACTTCAGCCTGGACTCCAGGTGTGCTCTGGCCGCCTTCGTTTCTacacaaaaataagaatttgaactacaaacacttttattttcttacaaaAATCACATTAGCTGTCAcctgcagcatttatttttcagtcgtTGTTCAGCGACAATCAGCCAAACAGACAAACTTCTGTATCAGTGTGTCCGAATATTCTGAAAATATGTATGTAAATATATGTTAAATATATCTGAAAGTATATGTTAAATACACATGTAAATTTagattaaatacaaataaagcatgCTTTAAATGCTTATAAAAATGTAATCTAATACTTTACTGTGATAATCAGCCTAACAGACAAACTTTTGTATCAGTCTCTGACACAGTGACACAACACTGCCACCTTCAGGCCAAATAGTGAAATTCAACACTGATCTAtatgtaaaaatatgtaaaatatatattaaagcaTACATTAAATAGATCTGAAAAAGTGcattaaacactttttaaagTGTACATTCAATTTATATAAAAGCTTGCATTCAATAtgtatgaaaacataaaatctgtatgaaaacaaactttaaacacatatatgaatgaatgaattttttattattgtgtctTACAAACATTCAGTATGCCCAGCCCTAACATGGGCTTATAAGAcaccaaaataaacaccaaTATATAAGTGGAATGTGAATATTcattatgtaaaaaatgtgttgaataCGTATTACggcatacattaaataaatatgaaaatgtacattaaatacattttcaggCTTATGTAAAAtctgtatgaaaacaaatttttaaaatgataaaattgaTATAAGCACAAACAGgaatattcattaaaaatatacgtaaatatatttaaaagtgGTTAAAATACATTTGTTAAATACATATGTAAATTTGttaaatacatataaatatatgcTATATctatagtaaaataaatgttacatatgtatgtaaatatatgttatatagttatatatgtgtgtatatatatatatatatgtgtgtgtgtatatatatatatatatatatatatacacacacacatatatatgtgtgtatatatatatatgtgtgtgtatatatatatatatatatatatatatatatatatacacacacatatatatgtatgcattAAATATGTATGTTTATATATATGTTAAATATACTATGTATCTATATAATAGTTTGCTAGCTAACATTTGAATGTGTTACTAAATACATGAATATTTAAAGTACATGTAGATATATTTACATACCACTTTTAGGAGAGATGTACTCTGGAAAAACACACGAAGAACAAAATATGTGAGCAGATACGTTACCATAGCAACAATACAGTATGACATGGCAGCGATACGACACCGTGGTTACCTgtgagaggagggagtgatGGCAGAGGCCCTGTGGGGTAGAAAACATGAGACTTCAGCTGGGATCCTGTTTGTTTACCTGTGATCAGCTGATGTTTACCTGTGATCAGCTGATGTTTACCTGTGATCAGCTGATGTTTACCTGTGATCAGCTGGTGTTTACCTGTGATCAGCTGGTGTTTGCTTGTGATCAGCTGATGTTTACCTGTGATCAGCTGGTGTTTACCTGTGATCAGCTGATGTTTACCTGTGATCAGCTGATGTTTACCTGTGATCAGCTGATGTTTACCTGTGATCAGCTGATGTTTAACTGTGATCAGCTGATGTTTACCTGTGATCAGCTGGTGTTTACCTGTGATCAGCTGGTGTTTGCTTGTGATCAGCTGATGTTTACCTGTGATCAGCTGATGTTTACCTGTGATCAGCTGGTGTTTGCTTGTGATCAGCTGATGTTTACCTGTGATCAGCTGATGTTTACCTGTGATCAGCTTATGTTTACCTGTGATCAGCTGATGTTTACCTGTGATCAGCTGGTGTTTGCTTGTGATCAGCTGATGTTTACCTGTGATCAGCTGATGTTTACCTGTGATCAGCTGGGATTCGTCCTCTCCTCTCAGACAGTCCACCTGGCCGTCGCCCAGCCTCTCTCTGTGCAGACACACACCTGAGCTGCAGAGGAACGCTCCGTTCCTGCATCCTGGAGGCACCAGATGTTGAAGGAGATGTTGGAATGAGCATCACGTTATAATGGGATCATTAAACAGGTTTCTGTCCAACCATGCAAGTCATTATTGACATGTTCTTTAAACACGtatgaaaacatttattcagaACACGTGAAAATGTACACTGGATGCGTGTTGAAGTGTGTACatggtgtgtatttgtgtgttacCTCGGCAGCACATCTCGTCACTGCGGTCACCACAGTCGTCAACACCATCACACGTCTGATTGATGGACACACACTTCCTGTTTACACACCTGAAGTCGCACTCCTCACCTGAAACACACCACAGTTACCGTTGTGTTACCAAGGTTAACTCAGTAACACAACAGTGCGACACATCTGAGGCGGTTCGGCACTGACCTGCCAGCTGATCACAGGTTACCGTGGCGACCTTCCCGCCGTCCACCCTGACACTGTCATAGATGTCACACTCAGCCAGCGAGTTCTCGTAACCTTGACAACGGATGCTGACACATTTTACTGGCTGGTTGTCGGTCTGCAGGGCGACGTACGGAAGAGAACCGGTGGAGGCAGCGCCGCTGTTAcacaacaacaatacacaacataacaacaacataacaacaacacaagacaaCACACAACAACGATACACAACAATACAACACAGCAACATCTGTCTGTTGGTATTTAATAAGTGTTTATGCCTTCAGCACTGCTGGTTCTAATTCTTGAGCCTAGTTCTGGACCTGGTTCTAGTCCTGGACCTGGTTCTAGTCTTGGACATGGTTCTAG includes these proteins:
- the LOC110971507 gene encoding complement factor I-like isoform X13, with the protein product MMFVRMVSVSLLLLLLSVLFSAQSFAVKTDEFLGPPECLENRFTRESCDLVFCPPWQRCFNGRCFCKPADQCPTGGVASVCCHDNQLRSYCQAMATSCLTRKPVMSHFGGNCSDHQTKFRTSIEQNTGVVRLFIPSTGSTGNTGSSGEELLVCEQLWDMAAANVACKDNGHLLGAASTGSLPYVALQTDNQPVKCVSIRCQGYENSLAECDIYDSVRVDGGKVATVTCDQLAGEECDFRCVNRKCVSINQTCDGVDDCGDRSDEMCCRGCRNGAFLCSSGVCLHRERLGDGQVDCLRGEDESQLITGKHQLITGKHQLITSKHQLITGKHQLITGKHQLITSKHQLITGKHQLITGKHQLITSKHQLITGKHQLITGKHQLITGKHQLITSKHQLITGKHQLITGKQTGSQLKSHVFYPTGPLPSLPPLTEYISPKSETKAARAHLESRLKCGVPKVTRVRDDEEEGGRGRFRRVVGGRPTHPTQIQWQVGVEVKQEFQCGGVYIGGCWVVTDAHCVRPYSAPPAGLNPAAISVKFSLWRRDRVEKTTDTASVQNVFIHPQFNPNTSENAIALLELKKLENSEECLSENPAVSPICVPWTSRLFQPNHTCTISGWGRLRQAGPTALVLQWAEVSLIADCQRFYNSSLKVGMICAGNLDGGVDACTGDNGGPLVCRDELGVSYLWGIVSWGRGCGRADSPGVYVQVSHYFEWIRLITGWSTVTKFNS
- the LOC110971507 gene encoding complement factor I-like isoform X22; translation: MMFVRMVSVSLLLLLLSVLFSAQSFAVKTDEFLGPPECLENRFTRESCDLVFCPPWQRCFNGRCFCKPADQCPTGGVASVCCHDNQLRSYCQAMATSCLTRKPVMSHFGGNCSDHQTKFRTSIEQNTGVVRLFIPSTGSTGNTGSSGEELLVCEQLWDMAAANVACKDNGHLLGAASTGSLPYVALQTDNQPVKCVSIRCQGYENSLAECDIYDSVRVDGGKVATVTCDQLAGEECDFRCVNRKCVSINQTCDGVDDCGDRSDEMCCRGCRNGAFLCSSGVCLHRERLGDGQVDCLRGEDESQLITGKHQLITGKHQLITSKHQLITGKHQLITGKHQLITSKHQLITGKHQLITGKHQLITSKHQLITGKHQLITGKHQLITSKHQLITGKHQLITGKQTGSQLKSHVFYPTGPLPSLPPLTEYISPKSETKAARAHLESRLKCGVPKVTRVRDDEEEGGRGRFRRVVGGRPTHPTQIQWQVGVEVKQEFQCGGVYIGGCWVVTDAHCVRPYSAPPAGLNPAAISVKFSLWRRDRVEKTTDTASVQNVFIHPQFNPNTSENAIALLELKKLENSEECLSENPAVSPICVPWTSRLFQPNHTCTISGWGRLRQAGPTALVLQWAEVSLIADCQRFYNSSLKVGMICAGNLDGGVDACTGDNGGPLVCRDELGVSYLWGIVSWGRGCGRADSPGVYVQVSHYFEWIRLITGWSTVTKFNS
- the LOC110971507 gene encoding complement factor I-like isoform X15, encoding MMFVRMVSVSLLLLLLSVLFSAQSFAVKTDEFLGPPECLENRFTRESCDLVFCPPWQRCFNGRCFCKPADQCPTGGVASVCCHDNQLRSYCQAMATSCLTRKPVMSHFGGNCSDHQTKFRTSIEQNTGVVRLFIPSTGSTGNTGSSGEELLVCEQLWDMAAANVACKDNGHLLGAASTGSLPYVALQTDNQPVKCVSIRCQGYENSLAECDIYDSVRVDGGKVATVTCDQLAGEECDFRCVNRKCVSINQTCDGVDDCGDRSDEMCCRGCRNGAFLCSSGVCLHRERLGDGQVDCLRGEDESQLITGKHQLITGKHQLITSKHQLITGKHQLITGKHQLITSKHQLITGKHQLITGKHQLITSKHQLITGKHQLITGKHQLITGKHQLITSKHQLITGKHQLITGKQTGSQLKSHVFYPTGPLPSLPPLTEYISPKSETKAARAHLESRLKCGVPKVTRVRDDEEEGGRGRFRRVVGGRPTHPTQIQWQVGVEVKQEFQCGGVYIGGCWVVTDAHCVRPYSAPPAGLNPAAISVKFSLWRRDRVEKTTDTASVQNVFIHPQFNPNTSENAIALLELKKLENSEECLSENPAVSPICVPWTSRLFQPNHTCTISGWGRLRQAGPTALVLQWAEVSLIADCQRFYNSSLKVGMICAGNLDGGVDACTGDNGGPLVCRDELGVSYLWGIVSWGRGCGRADSPGVYVQVSHYFEWIRLITGWSTVTKFNS
- the LOC110971507 gene encoding complement factor I-like isoform X28, giving the protein MMFVRMVSVSLLLLLLSVLFSAQSFAVKTDEFLGPPECLENRFTRESCDLVFCPPWQRCFNGRCFCKPADQCPTGGVASVCCHDNQLRSYCQAMATSCLTRKPVMSHFGGNCSDHQTKFRTSIEQNTGVVRLFIPSTGSTGNTGSSGEELLVCEQLWDMAAANVACKDNGHLLGAASTGSLPYVALQTDNQPVKCVSIRCQGYENSLAECDIYDSVRVDGGKVATVTCDQLAGEECDFRCVNRKCVSINQTCDGVDDCGDRSDEMCCRGCRNGAFLCSSGVCLHRERLGDGQVDCLRGEDESQLITGKHQLITGKHQLITSKHQLITGKHQLITGKHQLITSKHQLITGKHQLITGKHQLITGKHQLITGKHQLITSKHQLITGKHQLITGKQTGSQLKSHVFYPTGPLPSLPPLTEYISPKSETKAARAHLESRLKCGVPKVTRVRDDEEEGGRGRFRRVVGGRPTHPTQIQWQVGVEVKQEFQCGGVYIGGCWVVTDAHCVRPYSAPPAGLNPAAISVKFSLWRRDRVEKTTDTASVQNVFIHPQFNPNTSENAIALLELKKLENSEECLSENPAVSPICVPWTSRLFQPNHTCTISGWGRLRQAGPTALVLQWAEVSLIADCQRFYNSSLKVGMICAGNLDGGVDACTGDNGGPLVCRDELGVSYLWGIVSWGRGCGRADSPGVYVQVSHYFEWIRLITGWSTVTKFNS
- the LOC110971507 gene encoding complement factor I-like isoform X32, which gives rise to MMFVRMVSVSLLLLLLSVLFSAQSFAVKTDEFLGPPECLENRFTRESCDLVFCPPWQRCFNGRCFCKPADQCPTGGVASVCCHDNQLRSYCQAMATSCLTRKPVMSHFGGNCSDHQTKFRTSIEQNTGVVRLFIPSTGSTGNTGSSGEELLVCEQLWDMAAANVACKDNGHLLGAASTGSLPYVALQTDNQPVKCVSIRCQGYENSLAECDIYDSVRVDGGKVATVTCDQLAGEECDFRCVNRKCVSINQTCDGVDDCGDRSDEMCCRGCRNGAFLCSSGVCLHRERLGDGQVDCLRGEDESQLITGKHQLITGKHQLITSKHQLITGKHQLITSKHQLITGKHQLITGKHQLITGKHQLITGKHQLITSKHQLITGKHQLITGKQTGSQLKSHVFYPTGPLPSLPPLTEYISPKSETKAARAHLESRLKCGVPKVTRVRDDEEEGGRGRFRRVVGGRPTHPTQIQWQVGVEVKQEFQCGGVYIGGCWVVTDAHCVRPYSAPPAGLNPAAISVKFSLWRRDRVEKTTDTASVQNVFIHPQFNPNTSENAIALLELKKLENSEECLSENPAVSPICVPWTSRLFQPNHTCTISGWGRLRQAGPTALVLQWAEVSLIADCQRFYNSSLKVGMICAGNLDGGVDACTGDNGGPLVCRDELGVSYLWGIVSWGRGCGRADSPGVYVQVSHYFEWIRLITGWSTVTKFNS
- the LOC110971507 gene encoding complement factor I-like isoform X24, producing the protein MMFVRMVSVSLLLLLLSVLFSAQSFAVKTDEFLGPPECLENRFTRESCDLVFCPPWQRCFNGRCFCKPADQCPTGGVASVCCHDNQLRSYCQAMATSCLTRKPVMSHFGGNCSDHQTKFRTSIEQNTGVVRLFIPSTGSTGNTGSSGEELLVCEQLWDMAAANVACKDNGHLLGAASTGSLPYVALQTDNQPVKCVSIRCQGYENSLAECDIYDSVRVDGGKVATVTCDQLAGEECDFRCVNRKCVSINQTCDGVDDCGDRSDEMCCRGCRNGAFLCSSGVCLHRERLGDGQVDCLRGEDESQLITGKHQLITGKHQLITSKHQLITGKHQLITSKHQLITGKHQLITGKHQLITGKHQLITGKHQLITGKHQLITSKHQLITGKHQLITGKQTGSQLKSHVFYPTGPLPSLPPLTEYISPKSETKAARAHLESRLKCGVPKVTRVRDDEEEGGRGRFRRVVGGRPTHPTQIQWQVGVEVKQEFQCGGVYIGGCWVVTDAHCVRPYSAPPAGLNPAAISVKFSLWRRDRVEKTTDTASVQNVFIHPQFNPNTSENAIALLELKKLENSEECLSENPAVSPICVPWTSRLFQPNHTCTISGWGRLRQAGPTALVLQWAEVSLIADCQRFYNSSLKVGMICAGNLDGGVDACTGDNGGPLVCRDELGVSYLWGIVSWGRGCGRADSPGVYVQVSHYFEWIRLITGWSTVTKFNS
- the LOC110971507 gene encoding complement factor I-like isoform X9, which encodes MMFVRMVSVSLLLLLLSVLFSAQSFAVKTDEFLGPPECLENRFTRESCDLVFCPPWQRCFNGRCFCKPADQCPTGGVASVCCHDNQLRSYCQAMATSCLTRKPVMSHFGGNCSDHQTKFRTSIEQNTGVVRLFIPSTGSTGNTGSSGEELLVCEQLWDMAAANVACKDNGHLLGAASTGSLPYVALQTDNQPVKCVSIRCQGYENSLAECDIYDSVRVDGGKVATVTCDQLAGEECDFRCVNRKCVSINQTCDGVDDCGDRSDEMCCRGCRNGAFLCSSGVCLHRERLGDGQVDCLRGEDESQLITGKHQLITGKHQLITSKHQLITGKHQLITGKHQLITSKHQLITGKHQLITGKHQLITSKHQLITGKHQLITGKHQLITGKHQLITGKHQLITSKHQLITGKHQLITGKQTGSQLKSHVFYPTGPLPSLPPLTEYISPKSETKAARAHLESRLKCGVPKVTRVRDDEEEGGRGRFRRVVGGRPTHPTQIQWQVGVEVKQEFQCGGVYIGGCWVVTDAHCVRPYSAPPAGLNPAAISVKFSLWRRDRVEKTTDTASVQNVFIHPQFNPNTSENAIALLELKKLENSEECLSENPAVSPICVPWTSRLFQPNHTCTISGWGRLRQAGPTALVLQWAEVSLIADCQRFYNSSLKVGMICAGNLDGGVDACTGDNGGPLVCRDELGVSYLWGIVSWGRGCGRADSPGVYVQVSHYFEWIRLITGWSTVTKFNS
- the LOC110971507 gene encoding complement factor I-like isoform X44; translation: MMFVRMVSVSLLLLLLSVLFSAQSFAVKTDEFLGPPECLENRFTRESCDLVFCPPWQRCFNGRCFCKPADQCPTGGVASVCCHDNQLRSYCQAMATSCLTRKPVMSHFGGNCSDHQTKFRTSIEQNTGVVRLFIPSTGSTGNTGSSGEELLVCEQLWDMAAANVACKDNGHLLGAASTGSLPYVALQTDNQPVKCVSIRCQGYENSLAECDIYDSVRVDGGKVATVTCDQLAGEECDFRCVNRKCVSINQTCDGVDDCGDRSDEMCCRGCRNGAFLCSSGVCLHRERLGDGQVDCLRGEDESQLITGKHQLITGKHQLITSKHQLITGKHQLITGKHQLITSKHQLITGKHQLITGKHQLITGKHQLITGKHQLITGKQTGSQLKSHVFYPTGPLPSLPPLTEYISPKSETKAARAHLESRLKCGVPKVTRVRDDEEEGGRGRFRRVVGGRPTHPTQIQWQVGVEVKQEFQCGGVYIGGCWVVTDAHCVRPYSAPPAGLNPAAISVKFSLWRRDRVEKTTDTASVQNVFIHPQFNPNTSENAIALLELKKLENSEECLSENPAVSPICVPWTSRLFQPNHTCTISGWGRLRQAGPTALVLQWAEVSLIADCQRFYNSSLKVGMICAGNLDGGVDACTGDNGGPLVCRDELGVSYLWGIVSWGRGCGRADSPGVYVQVSHYFEWIRLITGWSTVTKFNS
- the LOC110971507 gene encoding complement factor I-like isoform X46 — translated: MMFVRMVSVSLLLLLLSVLFSAQSFAVKTDEFLGPPECLENRFTRESCDLVFCPPWQRCFNGRCFCKPADQCPTGGVASVCCHDNQLRSYCQAMATSCLTRKPVMSHFGGNCSDHQTKFRTSIEQNTGVVRLFIPSTGSTGNTGSSGEELLVCEQLWDMAAANVACKDNGHLLGAASTGSLPYVALQTDNQPVKCVSIRCQGYENSLAECDIYDSVRVDGGKVATVTCDQLAGEECDFRCVNRKCVSINQTCDGVDDCGDRSDEMCCRGCRNGAFLCSSGVCLHRERLGDGQVDCLRGEDESQLITGKHQLITGKHQLITSKHQLITGKHQLITSKHQLITGKHQLITGKHQLITSKHQLITGKHQLITGKQTGSQLKSHVFYPTGPLPSLPPLTEYISPKSETKAARAHLESRLKCGVPKVTRVRDDEEEGGRGRFRRVVGGRPTHPTQIQWQVGVEVKQEFQCGGVYIGGCWVVTDAHCVRPYSAPPAGLNPAAISVKFSLWRRDRVEKTTDTASVQNVFIHPQFNPNTSENAIALLELKKLENSEECLSENPAVSPICVPWTSRLFQPNHTCTISGWGRLRQAGPTALVLQWAEVSLIADCQRFYNSSLKVGMICAGNLDGGVDACTGDNGGPLVCRDELGVSYLWGIVSWGRGCGRADSPGVYVQVSHYFEWIRLITGWSTVTKFNS
- the LOC110971507 gene encoding complement factor I-like isoform X30: MMFVRMVSVSLLLLLLSVLFSAQSFAVKTDEFLGPPECLENRFTRESCDLVFCPPWQRCFNGRCFCKPADQCPTGGVASVCCHDNQLRSYCQAMATSCLTRKPVMSHFGGNCSDHQTKFRTSIEQNTGVVRLFIPSTGSTGNTGSSGEELLVCEQLWDMAAANVACKDNGHLLGAASTGSLPYVALQTDNQPVKCVSIRCQGYENSLAECDIYDSVRVDGGKVATVTCDQLAGEECDFRCVNRKCVSINQTCDGVDDCGDRSDEMCCRGCRNGAFLCSSGVCLHRERLGDGQVDCLRGEDESQLITGKHQLITGKHQLITSKHQLITGKHQLITSKHQLITGKHQLITGKHQLITSKHQLITGKHQLITSKHQLITGKHQLITGKQTGSQLKSHVFYPTGPLPSLPPLTEYISPKSETKAARAHLESRLKCGVPKVTRVRDDEEEGGRGRFRRVVGGRPTHPTQIQWQVGVEVKQEFQCGGVYIGGCWVVTDAHCVRPYSAPPAGLNPAAISVKFSLWRRDRVEKTTDTASVQNVFIHPQFNPNTSENAIALLELKKLENSEECLSENPAVSPICVPWTSRLFQPNHTCTISGWGRLRQAGPTALVLQWAEVSLIADCQRFYNSSLKVGMICAGNLDGGVDACTGDNGGPLVCRDELGVSYLWGIVSWGRGCGRADSPGVYVQVSHYFEWIRLITGWSTVTKFNS
- the LOC110971507 gene encoding complement factor I-like isoform X5, yielding MMFVRMVSVSLLLLLLSVLFSAQSFAVKTDEFLGPPECLENRFTRESCDLVFCPPWQRCFNGRCFCKPADQCPTGGVASVCCHDNQLRSYCQAMATSCLTRKPVMSHFGGNCSDHQTKFRTSIEQNTGVVRLFIPSTGSTGNTGSSGEELLVCEQLWDMAAANVACKDNGHLLGAASTGSLPYVALQTDNQPVKCVSIRCQGYENSLAECDIYDSVRVDGGKVATVTCDQLAGEECDFRCVNRKCVSINQTCDGVDDCGDRSDEMCCRGCRNGAFLCSSGVCLHRERLGDGQVDCLRGEDESQLITGKHQLITGKHQLITGKHQLITSKHQLITGKHQLITGKHQLITSKHQLITGKHQLITGKHQLITGKHQLITGKHQLITGKHQLITGKHQLITSKHQLITGKHQLITGKQTGSQLKSHVFYPTGPLPSLPPLTEYISPKSETKAARAHLESRLKCGVPKVTRVRDDEEEGGRGRFRRVVGGRPTHPTQIQWQVGVEVKQEFQCGGVYIGGCWVVTDAHCVRPYSAPPAGLNPAAISVKFSLWRRDRVEKTTDTASVQNVFIHPQFNPNTSENAIALLELKKLENSEECLSENPAVSPICVPWTSRLFQPNHTCTISGWGRLRQAGPTALVLQWAEVSLIADCQRFYNSSLKVGMICAGNLDGGVDACTGDNGGPLVCRDELGVSYLWGIVSWGRGCGRADSPGVYVQVSHYFEWIRLITGWSTVTKFNS
- the LOC110971507 gene encoding complement factor I-like isoform X21; its protein translation is MMFVRMVSVSLLLLLLSVLFSAQSFAVKTDEFLGPPECLENRFTRESCDLVFCPPWQRCFNGRCFCKPADQCPTGGVASVCCHDNQLRSYCQAMATSCLTRKPVMSHFGGNCSDHQTKFRTSIEQNTGVVRLFIPSTGSTGNTGSSGEELLVCEQLWDMAAANVACKDNGHLLGAASTGSLPYVALQTDNQPVKCVSIRCQGYENSLAECDIYDSVRVDGGKVATVTCDQLAGEECDFRCVNRKCVSINQTCDGVDDCGDRSDEMCCRGCRNGAFLCSSGVCLHRERLGDGQVDCLRGEDESQLITGKHQLITGKHQLITSKHQLITGKHQLITGKHQLITSKHQLITGKHQLITGKHQLITGKHQLITGKHQLITGKHQLITSKHQLITGKHQLITGKQTGSQLKSHVFYPTGPLPSLPPLTEYISPKSETKAARAHLESRLKCGVPKVTRVRDDEEEGGRGRFRRVVGGRPTHPTQIQWQVGVEVKQEFQCGGVYIGGCWVVTDAHCVRPYSAPPAGLNPAAISVKFSLWRRDRVEKTTDTASVQNVFIHPQFNPNTSENAIALLELKKLENSEECLSENPAVSPICVPWTSRLFQPNHTCTISGWGRLRQAGPTALVLQWAEVSLIADCQRFYNSSLKVGMICAGNLDGGVDACTGDNGGPLVCRDELGVSYLWGIVSWGRGCGRADSPGVYVQVSHYFEWIRLITGWSTVTKFNS